A genomic stretch from Terriglobus sp. RCC_193 includes:
- the glk gene encoding glucokinase yields MILAGDVGGTKVDLALYNFTGGKLQMVCNKKYPAAGYAGLQDVVKEFLDDPAIAPDVEKQVVAACFGVPGPVKDGHLKLTNLPWELDARELAKGLGIEHIFLINDLEANGYGVAELGPDQIFELEEGDKSALGHRALVSPGTGLGEALLIWNPLARRHVPLPSEGGHVDWAPRNALEIELLQYLLETMQGRISTERVVSGLGLKNIYGFLRDAKKMEEPKWLRERMETEDPNFVIGTTGEDGSCELTAKVLEMFSASLGAECGNMGLKLLAAGGIYLGGGIPPKILKTLQSGPFRNALLDKGRLSPLLHTMPVRVILEDKCALIGAAAFAEARAAEISGHSERAASQP; encoded by the coding sequence ATGATTCTTGCAGGCGATGTAGGTGGCACTAAGGTTGATCTTGCCTTGTATAACTTCACGGGCGGTAAGTTGCAGATGGTCTGCAATAAGAAATATCCTGCCGCGGGTTATGCCGGTCTGCAGGATGTGGTGAAGGAGTTTCTTGACGATCCGGCAATTGCTCCGGATGTGGAGAAGCAGGTGGTGGCCGCGTGCTTCGGCGTTCCTGGACCGGTGAAGGATGGTCACCTGAAACTGACCAATCTGCCGTGGGAATTGGATGCTCGTGAGTTGGCCAAGGGGCTGGGCATTGAGCACATCTTTCTGATCAACGATCTGGAAGCCAATGGCTATGGTGTTGCGGAGCTTGGACCGGATCAGATTTTTGAATTGGAAGAAGGCGATAAATCCGCGCTTGGACATCGTGCTCTGGTTTCTCCTGGCACTGGTCTTGGAGAAGCTCTGCTTATCTGGAACCCCCTTGCACGGCGGCATGTTCCGTTGCCATCGGAGGGTGGTCATGTGGATTGGGCGCCTCGCAATGCGCTGGAGATTGAACTGCTGCAATACCTGCTGGAGACGATGCAAGGGCGTATCTCCACGGAGCGTGTGGTCAGCGGTCTGGGGCTGAAGAACATCTACGGATTTTTGCGCGACGCGAAAAAGATGGAAGAGCCGAAGTGGTTGCGCGAGCGCATGGAGACGGAAGATCCGAACTTCGTCATTGGCACCACGGGCGAGGATGGTTCGTGCGAATTGACCGCGAAGGTGCTGGAGATGTTCAGTGCATCGCTGGGCGCGGAGTGCGGCAACATGGGTTTGAAGCTGCTGGCGGCGGGAGGTATCTATCTGGGCGGCGGTATTCCGCCGAAGATCCTGAAGACGCTGCAATCCGGGCCGTTCCGCAATGCGTTGCTGGATAAGGGACGTCTGTCACCGCTGCTGCACACCATGCCGGTGCGGGTCATCCTGGAAGACAAGTGCGCGTTGATTGGCGCTGCGGCGTTTGCGGAAGCTCGCGCTGCGGAGATCAGCGGACACAGCGAGCGTGCGGCTTCACAGCCGTAG
- the pgl gene encoding 6-phosphogluconolactonase: protein MPRKTIADYLVYDSPERLAQAAAEVFTKYAADGVAARGIARIAISGGSTPKRMFSMLAEEPFRSQIDWGKLRLYWVDERCVPADHADSNYRMTREQLLSKVPLAEENVFRMEGELNPEDAASRYEATLRNTFRLEGAEAPAFDLVLLGMGDDGHTASIFPHTSAIDAMGTLVAANHVPQKDSWRITLTWPVINHGRRVVFLIEGAAKAEVLREVLLGSYDPDRLPAQLIRPENGQIGLLLDAEAARRLPKSGTHGDAETGTLELTR from the coding sequence ATGCCACGAAAAACCATCGCCGACTATCTCGTCTACGACTCCCCAGAACGCCTGGCCCAGGCCGCAGCGGAGGTTTTCACAAAATACGCTGCGGACGGCGTTGCTGCGCGTGGGATTGCACGCATCGCTATCAGCGGTGGCAGCACGCCGAAGCGCATGTTTTCGATGCTGGCAGAGGAACCGTTTCGATCACAGATTGACTGGGGAAAGCTGCGTCTTTACTGGGTGGATGAGCGCTGTGTGCCGGCAGATCACGCGGATTCCAACTATCGCATGACGCGCGAACAGTTGCTGAGCAAGGTGCCGTTGGCCGAAGAGAATGTCTTCCGCATGGAAGGCGAACTGAATCCTGAAGATGCTGCTTCGCGTTACGAAGCGACGTTGCGCAACACCTTCCGGCTGGAAGGCGCAGAGGCTCCTGCATTTGATCTTGTGCTGCTGGGGATGGGCGACGATGGGCATACCGCGTCAATCTTCCCGCATACCTCGGCCATTGATGCCATGGGGACTTTAGTCGCTGCGAACCATGTGCCGCAGAAGGATTCCTGGCGCATCACGCTGACATGGCCGGTGATCAATCATGGCCGCCGCGTGGTGTTTCTGATCGAGGGCGCGGCGAAGGCGGAGGTGCTGCGCGAGGTTCTTCTGGGCAGTTATGATCCGGATCGACTTCCCGCGCAACTGATTCGGCCTGAGAATGGACAGATTGGACTCTTGCTGGATGCCGAGGCCGCAAGGCGGCTGCCGAAGTCAGGCACACACGGCGATGCGGAGACAGGAACTCTGGAGTTGACACGATGA